GCTGCTAAGCTCGCTATTAGGGGCGACCGATAGGACGGATGCCGCTGACGCTTTCCCGGAATGCTTCTACAGCCTCGGTGTAACGGATAGGCAGGACGTATTCTAGGTTTTCGTGGGGACGCGCAATAATGTGGGTAGACAAAACTTGTCCGCCATTGACCCGCTTAATGTTTTCAATGCCAGCTGCAACCGAAGCTTGCACTTCGGAAACATCACCTCGGACGATCACAGTGACGCGACCGCTGCCGATTTTCTCGTAACCGACCAACGTAACGCGGGCGGCTTTCACCATTGCGTCTGCTGCTTCCACAACTGCGGGGAAGCCTAATGTTTCTACCATTCCAACTGCGATCGCCATCTTGAAATCTCCCTTCCAGTGATTCTGTAAACAATCAAAATTTGCTGCATAAATAATTAATCCCATGAGCCAGAGATGACCCATCGGATAGTTTCTATGAGCGGAACTGATCTACCGCTTCGGTGTAGCGAATTGGTAAAACATACTCAAGGTTTTCGTGGGGACGCGCAATGATGTGTGTTGATAGCACTTCACCACCGTTGACTCGCTTGACGTTCTCAATGCCAGCAGCCACAGAAGCCTGAACTTCAGAAACATCACCCCGCACAATGACGGTAACGCGACCACTTCCAATTTTTTCGTAACCGACTAGGGTAACCCTAGCTGCCTTGACCATGGCATCCGCTGCTTCTACAACAGCAGGGAACCCTCTTGTTTCAATCATTCCAACCGCAATTGGCATCGCTTATTTCCTACGAGAGACGTATCATTGAACAGAAGTAAATAGTGACTGAAAATTTCAACGGAAGACCCGACTTTGGATTTTCAGAAAAGCATTTCAGAATTCCCAAATTAACCATACAAGGCTGCTTTGATCTTTGGCAATATAATTCAGAATGATTGTTTTTATAACATTGATAATTCTGAGTTATTGGAAAAGCTCACACATTCAACCCTGTTCTCCTTGCTTTCGTTCAGCCATTGAGGGCTAAAAACAACAATAGAAGCTGTTTTGGGTTGCCTGTGGACAGTGGAAACCTTGAGACATGACAAAAGGCAGTTGGCTTAAGAAGAACTGCGATCGCAGCATTTCTCAACTAACTACGTTGGAAAAATATTTTGAAAACCTATCAAAAACGGCTCATCTAAAAATGATGAAGCTTTTGATGAGATATCCTCGGTACTGCTTCCAAATTACGACTGTCAACGATTTTAATTTAGTCCGCCATGAGAACTAATCATATCATCGATAAGTCAATGATTATTTGTTTGATCTTGTCCAAAACATTCGGTAATTAAGCTCAACATTTTGTTAGACAAAATTAGAAAACGAGACAATATAAAGAGTTTATTAAAAACTGGTAACATATTATCTAGCAGAAATTTCAAAGTCTACACCTGTTTCCCTGAACGTCCTATGCGGGCACATCAGAGGGTGATCGTCCTACTCTCTCCTATTGGGGCGCTCTGTCAGGTGTAGGAATGACTTTCTCAGGCTATGGCTACATTTAACAACTATTTTTTGTTTAAGGAAAGCGCTTGATGAATCAGCTCCTCGCTCAGACTAGCTGGTGGGTTCCTCTCTACGGTCTTATTGGTGCAATTTTGACCCTACCCTGGTCAGTGGGGCTAGTTCGACGAACGGGGCCTCGACCTGCGGCTTATTTTAATGTACTAATGACCTTCCTGGCTTTGGTGCATAGCGCCCTTGTGCTTCAGGCAGTTTGGGATCAGCCGCCGCAGCGCCAGGTTATTCCTTGGCTCCATGTGGTTGATCTTGATCTATCTATTGCGCTAGAAATCTCGGCAGTAAGTATAGGAGCGGCGTTGCTGATCACGGCACTGAGCCTAGTCGCACAAGTTTTTGCGCTGGGCTATTTAGAAAAAGACTGGGGCATTGCTCGGTTCTATGCGCTCATGGGCTTTTTTGAGGCGGCAATGAGCGGTATTGCCCTTAGCGATTCGCTGTTTTTAAGCTATGCTCTGCTAGAAATGCTTACCTTATCAACTTATCTGTTGGTGGGATTTTGGTATGCTCAGCCTTTAGTGGTTACTGCGGCGCGAGATGCGTTTTTGACCAAACGGGTGGGCGATTTGCTGCTGCTGATGGGAGTCGTGGGGCTCTCGACCCAGGCAGGCAGTTTGAACTTTACTGATCTAGAAGCCTGGGCACAAACGGCTGAGTTGGCTCCGCTTACCACAACGCTTCTGGGACTAGCTCTAATTGCTGGGCCCACTGGGAAATGCGCTCAGTTTCCGCTAAACCTCTGGTTAGATGAAGCCATGGAGGGCCCTAACCCGGCTTCTATTTTACGGAACTCAGTAGTAGTCGCTTCTGGGGCATATGTATTGATTCAATTACAGCCAATCTTGGCATTATCGCCTGTAGCACTGAATGCACTGATTGTGCTGGGGACGCTAACTGCGATCGGGGCTTCTTTTGTGTCGATCGCCCAAGTCGATGTGAAGCGATCGCTCTCCCACTCCACGAGCGCTTACCTCGGTTTGGTCTTTGTCGCGGTGGGAATGCAGCAAAGTGATGTAGCGCTGCTATTTCTCTTTGCCCATGGCATTAGTAAAGCCTTAATGTTTATGAGCGTTGGCTCGGTGATTCTCACTACTAGCACTCAAGACTTACGCGAACTGGGCGGGTTAGCCTCACGAATGCCTGCGACGGCGGCAGCCTTTGTCGTTGGTGCGGCGGCATCCATTGCGCTTATTCCCCTGGGCAGCTTTTGGGCGATGCTGGAATGGGCAGATGATCTGGGGGCAACAAGTTTTTGGTCGGTGGGTGTGCTGCTGTTAGTCAATGGGATGACAGCATTTAACTTAGTGCGGGTGTACGGGCTAATGTTTGGGGGCAAGCCCCAACCTAAAACCCGCCGAGCTCCCGAGGTTCCTTGGTTAATGGCGGTGCCAATGGTGGCAATGACGGTGTTTACGCTGCTGGCTCCCCTAATGTTGCAACAGTGCCAGCTACTACCCACTTGGGAAACCCTAAACTGGACGGCGATGGGATTGTTGGTGCTGTCTAGTGCGATCGGCTGTGGCTTGGGCGGGTTGATTTATCTGAATCCGGGCTGGGAAAAACCAGTAGATCTAGTCAGCAAGCCAATTCGAGATATTTTGGCATATGACTTTCGGATGGAGCGGTTGTATCAGATCAGTGTCGTGTTGGGGGTCGTGCAGAGTTCGCGGCTAACGGCTTGGTTTGACCGATACATTGTTGATGGTCTGGTCAATTTCATGGGGGTTGCTTCAATTTTTAGCGGCGAGAGTTTGAAGTATACGATTTCAGGTCAGTCTCGTTATTATCTACTGACGTTGTTTACCGGTGTGCTAGTTGCATTGACAGCGTTAAGCTGGTCGTTTTTAGGGTCGCCCCTGACGGCGATCGCCCAGGCTTTTAGCTTTCGCGCTATTTAGCCTGTGATTTTAATGATTACGTTTGCCCCGTTCGCTTTTCTAAGCCACAGGATTTATCATGCTAAGCCCTTTGATTTGGGCACCTTTTTTAGGTGTTGTGTTGATTGGTCTGTATCCTCAGCCATTGCTGCCCAGCCGTGCCCGTCAGTTGGCACTGGCGATCGCCACACTGACTTTATTCTGGTCGATTTACGTTGCCACTCAGTTCAACATTGGGCAAGCTGGCTTCCAGATGCAAGAATCACTCCCCTGGATTGAACGTCTGGGTTTGACCTATCAGCTAGGGGTGGATGGACTGTCGATGCCGTTGATGCTGATGAATAGCCTGCTGACCTGGATTGCAATTTACAGCAGCGATGCTCAGATTAGTCGCCCTCGGCTTTATTACATTTTGGTGCTGGTTTTGGGTGGAGCGGTGGCAGGTGCTTTCTTAGCGCAAAACCTGCTGTTATTCTTCTTGTTCTATGAGGTGGAGTTAATTCCTCTCTATTTGATCATTGCGATTTGGGGTGGTGCGCGTCGGGGGTATGCCGCTACCAAGTTTTTAATTTATACCGCTTTTTCGGGTGTGGTTATTTTGGCAGCGTTCTTTGGGTTGTCGTTTCTCAGTGGCTCGTCGAGCTTTGACTATGAGGTGCTGCGATCGCAAGTTTTACCGCTCAGCAGTCAACTGATTCTGTTGATCACTCTATTTATTGGCTTCGGCATTAAAATTCCCATTGTTCCTCTCCACACTTGGCTCCCCGATGCTCACGTTGAAGCGCCAACGCCTGCATCAGTGCTACTCGCTGGCGTGCTGTTGAAGCTGGGAACCTACGGGTTACTGCGGTTTGGGTTAGGGTTGTTTCCTGATGCTTGGCAGGTTTTATCGCCGTGGCTGGCGTGGCTGGCTGTAGTCAGCGTGCTATACGGATCTTTGGCAGCGATCGCCCAAACTGACATGAAGAAAACTGTAGCGTATAGCTCGGTTGGGCACATGGGTTACATTCTTTTAGCAAGTGCAGCCGCAACTCCGCTTAGCTTATTGGGTGCAGTTGCCCAGATGATCAGCCACGGCTTAATTTCTGCCCTGCTATTTTTGTTGGTCGGCGTAGTCTACTCTAAAACCGGAACCCGTGATATTAATGCTTTGCAAGGCTTGCTGAATCCAGAGCGCGGGATGCCGTTGATTGGTAGTCTTATGGTCGCGGGTGCGATGGCAAGCGCTGGAATTCCAGGAATGGTAGGGTTCATTGCTGAGTTCATCGTTTACCGCAGTAGTTTTCCAGTGTTTCCAGTGCCGACTCTGCTGTGTATGGTGGGGACGGGTTTAACTGCTGTGTATTTCTTAATCTTGATTAACCGAACATTTTTTGGGCGGTTGCCAGAAACGCTGGCAAATTTGCCGCGTGTGCGGTGGCAAGATCGATTACCTTCAGCGATCGTGACGGTTTTAATTATTGCTTTAGGGCTACAACCCAACTGGATGTTGCGGTGGAGTGAGGCAACCACAACGGCGTTAGCTCCGATCGCTGGGCATGTGGCGTTAGAGGTTTCGGTAAAATGAAATTGGCTATCCTATCGTCTTGACTTTTTGAATTCAATTTTTAACCCTAAATTTTATCCCTCCGATGCTGCCAACTCTTAACCTACCTGCTTCAACCCATCCCCTCGCTCATATTATCGATCGCCTAGAAAACGGCGGGGCTTTGCTGCCAGAATCGCCAGAGAATTTAATGGAAGTGGTTGGCGTGCTCAAAAGCTACGGAGTAGTGATAGGAGCTTATCATCGCAATTTGACTTATATTGCCGACCACCAGTTTTTAGTGCTGTTTCCATTCTTCAAATATTTCAATGGAGAAGTCACGTTTAACAAGCTATTGAGGCATTGGTGGCACGATCGAATCAATTACGAGTTTGCTGAATACTGCATGAAGGCGATGTTTTGGCATGGCGGCACGACGTTAGATGCTTATTTAGATAGCCCTGAATTTGATGAAAAAGTGGGACGGGCGATCGCGGCTAAAGTAAGTAGTAGTCCGATGGGCGCTATCAATTCTCTGCTTCCTGATTTTTTGCCCGAACAAGTCCGTCTTTTGGCTTATTACAGCGCTTTAGGGCAGTTCTGGAACGTAATGAGTGAGATGTTCTTAAATCTTTCCGATCGCTATGACCAAGGTGAGATCAAAACCATTACCGATGTCGTGGATCACGTTTTGCAAGGTTTGGTTGCGGCAGCGAATCAGCCCATTACCTACGCCGTAGAAATTAAAGGCAAAACTTACGATATTATTCCCGAATCCGCAGGGCTAAAGTTTTTAATGGATACGGCTGTGCCCTACGTTGAGGCAGTCTTTTTCCGCTCATTTCCCTTCTTTGGTACAGTCTCTTACAATGCTCAAGCAGGACAAATTCCCGATGAGCAGGCAGGCTTTAATTACGGGGTACTGTACGCTGATCCGCTCCCTGTGGGTGGGGCAGGCATTCCGCCAACGCTGCTCATGCAAGATATGACGCACTATTTACCAGATTATCTACGTCAGTTTTATCGCAAGGGGCTACGGGGTGAAGATGATCTGCGAGTGAAAATTTGTATAAGTTTTCAAAAGTCAATGTTTTGTGTCACGACGGCTGTCATTTTGGGTTTGATGCCTCATCCGGATGCCACTGATTTGCAGCAACAACGGGTGAATCGGCAGTATTTAGAAGGATGGATGGATCGACTGGTAGATTCACGGTTATCTAGCATTCAGTAAAATTGCTGGATTCAGTTTGAATAAGAACTTCGATTCATATGGGTAAATACCTTGGCTTGGCAAATCAATTAGTGATGCTAGCCGCTTGTTCGATTGTGATTTTGCTGTGCGTTTGGGCTGGTGCTTTGGTGTCAGCGTCGTTCTGAAGGGTGGTTGGGTGCGCCTGCCATGCTGTTAATAAATGGGCAACCGTCAAAAATTCCGTTGGCGATCGTGGCGGTTTTAGGCGTTGCGTTTCCGCTAGTAAGATTGTCATTGTCTACAGATCTCTTCCTACGTAAGTCCTACAAAGTAAACATTCCAGTTTTGCGCAGTAAATCTAAAAATGTAAAGACTGCGGGTGGATGCAGAGTACTGGCTAAAACGGCCGCACCCACGACTCGCTCTAGGGGTTCTGGAAGCGATCGCACCACGATGCCATCGGGAATTGGCATGGCGGTTAGTTTGGGCAAAATCGCTGCCCCCAACCCTTGTGCCACCATGCTGACAATGGTGGAATCTTCTTTAATTTCATACGCTACTTTTAGCGATTGCCCCCACTTTGCCCAATGCTTACGCACTGCTGAGGTGCATTCAGCATAGTTATACAAAATGAAGGAATAGGTCGATAGTTCTTCCCAGGTCAGGGTTGGAGAAACTGTTTCTGCCGACTTTGGGAGTAGCACCACAAACTCATCTCTAGCAATTTCCCACGTATCAAATTCTTCCGAGCGAGGTAAGGGTACCAAGCCGATGTCAACCTGTCCTTCGCGCAGTGCCCGCTCTACCCCTAAAGGATCTGCCTCCGTTAGGGTCACTTCAATGCGGGGAAAACGCTGACGAAACTGCACCATGAGCGGTGGCAATAGATGAGTGGCGGCGCTGCGAAAAGATGCTACTCGGACGCTGCCGCCTTGTAGTCCTTTAGCCAGGTTGACCTCGTAGTCGATGCTTTCGCAGCATTGAAGAATTTGGCGGGCGTGGGCAATTACCCGATCGCCGACTGGGGTAGGACGGGCACCGAACCGTCCTCGCGTTAGGAGCGATACGCCGAGGTGGTCTTCGAGGGCGGCGATCGCCCGGCTTACAGCAGATTGTGAAATATCGCACTTTAAGGCTGCTGTCGAGAAACTGCTCTCCTCTACTACGGTCAATAAAATCTGTAGGTGGAAAATGTTTATAGAATGCATCTATCCAGTTTCTGCATAGATAGGAGTCGGGATCGGTTTTGTTTCTTAAA
The Timaviella obliquedivisa GSE-PSE-MK23-08B DNA segment above includes these coding regions:
- a CDS encoding LysR family transcriptional regulator, which translates into the protein MNIFHLQILLTVVEESSFSTAALKCDISQSAVSRAIAALEDHLGVSLLTRGRFGARPTPVGDRVIAHARQILQCCESIDYEVNLAKGLQGGSVRVASFRSAATHLLPPLMVQFRQRFPRIEVTLTEADPLGVERALREGQVDIGLVPLPRSEEFDTWEIARDEFVVLLPKSAETVSPTLTWEELSTYSFILYNYAECTSAVRKHWAKWGQSLKVAYEIKEDSTIVSMVAQGLGAAILPKLTAMPIPDGIVVRSLPEPLERVVGAAVLASTLHPPAVFTFLDLLRKTGMFTL
- a CDS encoding carbon dioxide-concentrating mechanism protein CcmK produces the protein MPIAVGMIETRGFPAVVEAADAMVKAARVTLVGYEKIGSGRVTVIVRGDVSEVQASVAAGIENVKRVNGGEVLSTHIIARPHENLEYVLPIRYTEAVDQFRS
- a CDS encoding NADH-quinone oxidoreductase subunit M; translated protein: MLSPLIWAPFLGVVLIGLYPQPLLPSRARQLALAIATLTLFWSIYVATQFNIGQAGFQMQESLPWIERLGLTYQLGVDGLSMPLMLMNSLLTWIAIYSSDAQISRPRLYYILVLVLGGAVAGAFLAQNLLLFFLFYEVELIPLYLIIAIWGGARRGYAATKFLIYTAFSGVVILAAFFGLSFLSGSSSFDYEVLRSQVLPLSSQLILLITLFIGFGIKIPIVPLHTWLPDAHVEAPTPASVLLAGVLLKLGTYGLLRFGLGLFPDAWQVLSPWLAWLAVVSVLYGSLAAIAQTDMKKTVAYSSVGHMGYILLASAAATPLSLLGAVAQMISHGLISALLFLLVGVVYSKTGTRDINALQGLLNPERGMPLIGSLMVAGAMASAGIPGMVGFIAEFIVYRSSFPVFPVPTLLCMVGTGLTAVYFLILINRTFFGRLPETLANLPRVRWQDRLPSAIVTVLIIALGLQPNWMLRWSEATTTALAPIAGHVALEVSVK
- a CDS encoding carbon dioxide-concentrating mechanism protein CcmK; protein product: MAIAVGMVETLGFPAVVEAADAMVKAARVTLVGYEKIGSGRVTVIVRGDVSEVQASVAAGIENIKRVNGGQVLSTHIIARPHENLEYVLPIRYTEAVEAFRESVSGIRPIGRP
- a CDS encoding NAD(P)H-quinone oxidoreductase subunit F, giving the protein MNQLLAQTSWWVPLYGLIGAILTLPWSVGLVRRTGPRPAAYFNVLMTFLALVHSALVLQAVWDQPPQRQVIPWLHVVDLDLSIALEISAVSIGAALLITALSLVAQVFALGYLEKDWGIARFYALMGFFEAAMSGIALSDSLFLSYALLEMLTLSTYLLVGFWYAQPLVVTAARDAFLTKRVGDLLLLMGVVGLSTQAGSLNFTDLEAWAQTAELAPLTTTLLGLALIAGPTGKCAQFPLNLWLDEAMEGPNPASILRNSVVVASGAYVLIQLQPILALSPVALNALIVLGTLTAIGASFVSIAQVDVKRSLSHSTSAYLGLVFVAVGMQQSDVALLFLFAHGISKALMFMSVGSVILTTSTQDLRELGGLASRMPATAAAFVVGAAASIALIPLGSFWAMLEWADDLGATSFWSVGVLLLVNGMTAFNLVRVYGLMFGGKPQPKTRRAPEVPWLMAVPMVAMTVFTLLAPLMLQQCQLLPTWETLNWTAMGLLVLSSAIGCGLGGLIYLNPGWEKPVDLVSKPIRDILAYDFRMERLYQISVVLGVVQSSRLTAWFDRYIVDGLVNFMGVASIFSGESLKYTISGQSRYYLLTLFTGVLVALTALSWSFLGSPLTAIAQAFSFRAI
- a CDS encoding CO2 hydration protein, with protein sequence MLPTLNLPASTHPLAHIIDRLENGGALLPESPENLMEVVGVLKSYGVVIGAYHRNLTYIADHQFLVLFPFFKYFNGEVTFNKLLRHWWHDRINYEFAEYCMKAMFWHGGTTLDAYLDSPEFDEKVGRAIAAKVSSSPMGAINSLLPDFLPEQVRLLAYYSALGQFWNVMSEMFLNLSDRYDQGEIKTITDVVDHVLQGLVAAANQPITYAVEIKGKTYDIIPESAGLKFLMDTAVPYVEAVFFRSFPFFGTVSYNAQAGQIPDEQAGFNYGVLYADPLPVGGAGIPPTLLMQDMTHYLPDYLRQFYRKGLRGEDDLRVKICISFQKSMFCVTTAVILGLMPHPDATDLQQQRVNRQYLEGWMDRLVDSRLSSIQ